The Lachnospiraceae bacterium KM106-2 nucleotide sequence TATTCTTTTTCTTACCTGCAGCTTCAGCTGGAACAGCTTTTACTGGGTAAAGAACTTTAAGCATTTGTCTTCTAGCGTGTAATCTAGAAGCATTATCTTTTTTAACTTCTTTTTGAACTTCATCATAAACAGTAACTTTCTTACCATCTACAACTTCTTTAACTCTTTTACCATCTTTATCTTTACGAGCAACTTTAGCAGTTACTGTAACAGTTTCGAAATTATCTTTTTCTTTAACTGCTAATGCGATTAAGCCTTCAGCAATTCTACGAATTTCTTTAGCTTTAGCTTCAGTAGTAACAATTTTACCATTATATAAAAGGTTAGTTACTTGGTTTCTTAATAATGCTTTTCTTTGACTTGAAGTTCTTCCAAGTTTTCTATAGCCTGCCATTTGTTTACCTCCTTAATTACTCATCACTTAGATTTAAGGATAATCCAAGTTCTTTTAATTTACCGAGTACTTCTTCCAATGATTTACGTCCAAGGTTTCTAACTTTCATCATATCTTCAGAAGTTCTGTTTGTTAATTCTTCAACAGTATTAATACCAGCTCTCTTTAAGCAGTTGTAAGAACGAACAGAAAGTTCAAGTTCATCAATGCTCATTTCAAGAACTTTTTCTTTTTCATCATGATCTTTTTCAACCATAACTTCAGCAGTTTTAGCGTTTTCAGAAAGATCAATGAACGTCTTAAGATGTTCACTTAATACTTTAGCTGCTAAGCTTACTGCTTCGTCAGGAACTAAAGTTCCATTTGTATAAACATCTAATGTAAGTTTGTCATAATCTGTAATTTGGCCTACACGAGTGTTTTCAACAGTTAAATTAACACGTTCAACTGGAGTATAAATTGAGTCAATTGGAATAATACCGATTGGTAAATCATCCTTTTTATTCTTATCAGAACTAATATAGCCTCTACCTTTAGTGATTGTTAATTCCATGTATAATTTACAATCGGAACCACCACTTAAAGTAGCGATAACTAATTCTGGATTAAGAATTTCGATATCAGGATCAGCTTGAATATCAGCAGCAGTAACTACTCCTTCACCTTCGAATTCGATATA carries:
- a CDS encoding LSU ribosomal protein L17p translates to MAGYRKLGRTSSQRKALLRNQVTNLLYNGKIVTTEAKAKEIRRIAEGLIALAVKEKDNFETVTVTAKVARKDKDGKRVKEVVDGKKVTVYDEVQKEVKKDNASRLHARRQMLKVLYPVKAVPAEAAGKKKNTVEVDMTSKLFEEIAPKYADRKGGYTRIVKIGPRKGDAAMEVLIELV
- a CDS encoding DNA-directed RNA polymerase alpha subunit codes for the protein MFDFEKPKIEIAEISEDKKYGRFVVEPLERGYGTTLGNSLRRIMLSSLPGAAVSQVKIDGVVHEFSSIPGVKEDVTEIIMNIKSLAIKNNSDTNEPKTAYIEFEGEGVVTAADIQADPDIEILNPELVIATLSGGSDCKLYMELTITKGRGYISSDKNKKDDLPIGIIPIDSIYTPVERVNLTVENTRVGQITDYDKLTLDVYTNGTLVPDEAVSLAAKVLSEHLKTFIDLSENAKTAEVMVEKDHDEKEKVLEMSIDELELSVRSYNCLKRAGINTVEELTNRTSEDMMKVRNLGRKSLEEVLGKLKELGLSLNLSDE